The proteins below come from a single Cannabis sativa cultivar Pink pepper isolate KNU-18-1 chromosome 3, ASM2916894v1, whole genome shotgun sequence genomic window:
- the LOC133036327 gene encoding uncharacterized protein LOC133036327: MLTPKEWLTDDHIDAAMHMLRRRRTDYPLTFPQKGIILSTFVTAMISSAWTSHKGPRKNFKWEDYILDYCTGFHKSQVFERWRGNEFIYFVLHLPTARHWVTVEVDIELWKINVYDCDSSVCHWTAMEPILKVWSELLPSLILATGEFPHNNQIVALANGDIAVLPKMHASRATHDLVPKSATSGDCGVYSIEYVEHLMMQRGLTDVTPDRIAMFRQRWCVDLFYQNVG; encoded by the exons atgctcacaccaaaggaatggcttacagatgac CATATAGATGCAGCAATGCATATGCTGAGGAGGCGACGCACCGACTATCCACTGACATTTCCTCAGAAGGGTATCATTCTCTCCACATTCGTGACCGCCATGATCAGCAGTGCATGGACGAGCCACAAGGGTCCGAGGAAAAACTTTAAATGGGAGGATTATATCCTGGACTACTGCACAGGGTTtcataag tcccaagtctttgagagatggaggggtaacgagtttatttacttcgttctgCACCTTCCCACGGCAAGACACTGGGTCACAGTTGAAGTGGACATAGAgctgtggaaaattaatgtctacGACTGTGATTCCAGCGTCTGTCATTGGACCGCCATGGAACCCATCTTGAAGGTTTGGTCAGAACTGCTGCCCTCGCTAATCCTTGCAACCGGGGAATTTCCACATAACAACCAGATCGTGGCGTTAGCTAACGGTGACATCGCGGTGCTTCCAAAAATGCACGCGAGTCGAGCCACTCACGACTTAGTTCCGAAGTCAGCAACCAG tggtgattgtggcgtgtattccattgagtatgtggagcatctcatgatgcaGCGTGGATTGACCGATGTGACGCCAGACCGGATAGCCATGTTTCGTCAACGGTGGTGTgtcgatttattttaccaaaatgtcggctga
- the LOC115709549 gene encoding uncharacterized protein LOC115709549 isoform X1, giving the protein MDLGTSSLSLNTIPTKFLRPIHSSTSSSTLFLLPQPRNNPFPLKATLKEFNITATQKKMSRELEYSNLTALSPLDGRYWGKVKDLAPYMSEFALIYYRVLVEVQWLIKLSQIPGVEEVPSFSDDARSFLQGVIDEFTVDDALEIKKIERVTNHDVKAVEYFLKQKCESHAEIAKVLEFFHFSCTSEDINNLAHALMLKEALDNTILPVVDDLIGAIGKMAEDNAHISMLSRTHGQPASPTTLGKEMAIFAVRLSRERRDISQVEIMGKFAGAVGNYNAHLVAYPSIDWPQIAEEFITSLGLSFNAYVSQIETHDYMAKLFHAIYRLNNILIDFDRDIWGYISWGYFKQITKAGEIGSSTMPHKVNPIDFENSEGNLGVANGTLSHLSTKLPISRFQRDLTDSTVLRNMGVGLGHSLLAYKSTLQGITKLQVNVARLSEDLDNCWEVLAEPIQTVMRRYGVPEPYEKLKELTRGRAVNKESIREFIEGLELPNEAKTELLKLTPHSYVGTAVDLALTTEKAVKLVNGKC; this is encoded by the exons ATGGATTTGGGAacctcttctctttctctcaatACTATCCCAACTAAATTTCTCAGACCCATTCACTCTTCAACTTCATCTTCAaccctctttcttcttcctcaacCTCGGAACAACCCATTTCCTTTGAAAGCAACTCTTAAAGAATTCAACATCACCGCAACACAAAAG AAGATGTCCAGAGAACTGGAGTATTCGAATTTGACAGCTTTATCGCCTTTGGATGGTCGGTATTGGGGAAAAGTCAAGGACTTGGCTCCTTATATGAGTGAATTTGCCCTTATTTATTATAGGGTTTTAGTTGAG GTCCAATGGTTGATAAAACTTTCACAAATTCCAGGAGTGGAAGAAGTGCCTAGCTTTAGTGATGATGCTAGGTCTTTTTTGCAAGGTGTTATTGATGAATTCACAGTAGATGATGCTTtggagataaaaaaaattgagagagttaCAAACCATGATGTCAAGGCAGTGGAATATTTCTTGAAACAGAAATGCGAGTCTCATGCCGAGATTGCAAAG GTGCTTGAATTTTTTCATTTCTCATGCACATCTGAAGATATCAACAATCTTGCTCATGCATTGATGTTGAAAGAAGCTTTGGACAATACCATATTACCTGTTGTTGATGATTTGATTGGGGCAATTGGTAAAATGGCTGAGGACAATGCTCATATTTCGATGCTTTCTCGCACCCATGGACAG CCAGCTTCACCGACAACTTTGGGGAAGGAAATGGCGATATTTGCTGTTAGGTTAAGTAGAGAAAGAAGGGATATTTCTCAGGTTGAGATAATGGGGAAATTTGCTGGTGCCGTTGGTAATTACAATGCCCATCTTGTTGCATATCCTTCGATTGATTGGCCCCAGATTGCTGAAGAGTTTATCACATCTCTTGGATTGAGTTTCAATGCGTATGTTAGTCAG ATTGAGACACATGACTATATGGCGAAATTGTTTCATGCAATTTATCGACTTAACAATATATTGATTGATTTCGATCGAGATATATGGGGCTATATCTCATGGGGTTACTTTAAACAA ATAACTAAGGCTGGAGAGATTGGATCTTCAACTATGCCTCACAAAGTGAACccaattgattttgaaaatagtgaAGGCAATCTCGGTGTGGCTAATGGAACTCTTTCTCACTTGAGTACAAAGTTGCCCATCTCTCGATTTCAG CGTGACTTAACCGATTCAACGGTCTTGAGAAATATGGGTGTTGGATTGGGACACTCTCTTCTCGCATATAAAAGTACACTCCAAGGAATTACAAAACTTCAG GTGAATGTTGCTCGCTTGAGTGAGGACTTGGACAATTGTTGGGAGGTGCTTGCCGAACCCATCCAAACT GTAATGCGAAGATACGGTGTTCCTGAACCATACGAGAAGCTCAAGGAACTTACACGAGGACGAGCGGTTAACAAGGAAAGTATAAGAGAGTTCATTGAAGGTTTGGAGTTACCTAATGAAGCAAAGACAGAACTATTGAAACTAACCCCACACAGCTATGTTGGAACAGCTGTTGATTTGGCTCTAACCACTGAGAAAGCTGTGAAATTGGTCAATGGAAAGTGTTAG
- the LOC115709549 gene encoding uncharacterized protein LOC115709549 isoform X2, which produces MDLGTSSLSLNTIPTKFLRPIHSSTSSSTLFLLPQPRNNPFPLKATLKEFNITATQKMSRELEYSNLTALSPLDGRYWGKVKDLAPYMSEFALIYYRVLVEVQWLIKLSQIPGVEEVPSFSDDARSFLQGVIDEFTVDDALEIKKIERVTNHDVKAVEYFLKQKCESHAEIAKVLEFFHFSCTSEDINNLAHALMLKEALDNTILPVVDDLIGAIGKMAEDNAHISMLSRTHGQPASPTTLGKEMAIFAVRLSRERRDISQVEIMGKFAGAVGNYNAHLVAYPSIDWPQIAEEFITSLGLSFNAYVSQIETHDYMAKLFHAIYRLNNILIDFDRDIWGYISWGYFKQITKAGEIGSSTMPHKVNPIDFENSEGNLGVANGTLSHLSTKLPISRFQRDLTDSTVLRNMGVGLGHSLLAYKSTLQGITKLQVNVARLSEDLDNCWEVLAEPIQTVMRRYGVPEPYEKLKELTRGRAVNKESIREFIEGLELPNEAKTELLKLTPHSYVGTAVDLALTTEKAVKLVNGKC; this is translated from the exons ATGGATTTGGGAacctcttctctttctctcaatACTATCCCAACTAAATTTCTCAGACCCATTCACTCTTCAACTTCATCTTCAaccctctttcttcttcctcaacCTCGGAACAACCCATTTCCTTTGAAAGCAACTCTTAAAGAATTCAACATCACCGCAACACAAAAG ATGTCCAGAGAACTGGAGTATTCGAATTTGACAGCTTTATCGCCTTTGGATGGTCGGTATTGGGGAAAAGTCAAGGACTTGGCTCCTTATATGAGTGAATTTGCCCTTATTTATTATAGGGTTTTAGTTGAG GTCCAATGGTTGATAAAACTTTCACAAATTCCAGGAGTGGAAGAAGTGCCTAGCTTTAGTGATGATGCTAGGTCTTTTTTGCAAGGTGTTATTGATGAATTCACAGTAGATGATGCTTtggagataaaaaaaattgagagagttaCAAACCATGATGTCAAGGCAGTGGAATATTTCTTGAAACAGAAATGCGAGTCTCATGCCGAGATTGCAAAG GTGCTTGAATTTTTTCATTTCTCATGCACATCTGAAGATATCAACAATCTTGCTCATGCATTGATGTTGAAAGAAGCTTTGGACAATACCATATTACCTGTTGTTGATGATTTGATTGGGGCAATTGGTAAAATGGCTGAGGACAATGCTCATATTTCGATGCTTTCTCGCACCCATGGACAG CCAGCTTCACCGACAACTTTGGGGAAGGAAATGGCGATATTTGCTGTTAGGTTAAGTAGAGAAAGAAGGGATATTTCTCAGGTTGAGATAATGGGGAAATTTGCTGGTGCCGTTGGTAATTACAATGCCCATCTTGTTGCATATCCTTCGATTGATTGGCCCCAGATTGCTGAAGAGTTTATCACATCTCTTGGATTGAGTTTCAATGCGTATGTTAGTCAG ATTGAGACACATGACTATATGGCGAAATTGTTTCATGCAATTTATCGACTTAACAATATATTGATTGATTTCGATCGAGATATATGGGGCTATATCTCATGGGGTTACTTTAAACAA ATAACTAAGGCTGGAGAGATTGGATCTTCAACTATGCCTCACAAAGTGAACccaattgattttgaaaatagtgaAGGCAATCTCGGTGTGGCTAATGGAACTCTTTCTCACTTGAGTACAAAGTTGCCCATCTCTCGATTTCAG CGTGACTTAACCGATTCAACGGTCTTGAGAAATATGGGTGTTGGATTGGGACACTCTCTTCTCGCATATAAAAGTACACTCCAAGGAATTACAAAACTTCAG GTGAATGTTGCTCGCTTGAGTGAGGACTTGGACAATTGTTGGGAGGTGCTTGCCGAACCCATCCAAACT GTAATGCGAAGATACGGTGTTCCTGAACCATACGAGAAGCTCAAGGAACTTACACGAGGACGAGCGGTTAACAAGGAAAGTATAAGAGAGTTCATTGAAGGTTTGGAGTTACCTAATGAAGCAAAGACAGAACTATTGAAACTAACCCCACACAGCTATGTTGGAACAGCTGTTGATTTGGCTCTAACCACTGAGAAAGCTGTGAAATTGGTCAATGGAAAGTGTTAG
- the LOC115709001 gene encoding NF-X1-type zinc finger protein NFXL1, with protein MSSNVRSERRDRPRSTAQASARREWVPRGAPMVTVVNQSSSNSTENVNDSILSSHGRFKANSSSNLNSGENGNGGVPTHGGSSASHGHSRYRGNNSSHSNSAENGNDSVSASHSHGRYRGYNSSHSNSAESGNDSVSASYSHNRYRGNNSSHSNSGEHGHGADPGGHSYQYRGNANLHLNSTENGNGGDSSHSSAVSYGQYKGNSNFHLNPAANGIGVDSTNSFAASHGRYKGNYSSKGQVSRPVNHRREQQERGSESNELESREKSTGKNGRFSKDSTLPQLVQEIQEKLMKGAVECMICYDMVRRSAPVWSCGSCYSIFHLNCIKKWARAPTSVDLSVDNHGFNWRCPGCQSVQLTSSKEIRYVCFCGKRTDPPSDLYLTPHSCGEPCGKPLERDVGRGGSKEDHCPHVCVLQCHPGPCPPCKAFAPPRICSCGKKIITTRCSDRKSGLTCGQRCEKLLSCGRHRCEQMCHVGPCDQCEVEVNAACFCKKKVEAVLCADMTVKGAVKAEDGVFSCNSLCEKKLNCGNHFCGEICHPGTCGECELLPSKTKTCHCGKTVLKEERNSCLDPIPTCSKICQKLLPCKKHSCEEVCHAGDCPPCLVKVSQKCRCTSTSRIVECYKTTSDENFSCDRTCGRKKSCGRHRCNERCCPLSNSSSSHTGEWDPHFCSMSCGKKLRCGQHACESLCHSGHCPPCLETIFTDLICACGRTSIPPPLPCGTPPPSCQLPCSVPQPCGHSASHSCHFGDCPPCSVPVAKECIGGHVVLRNIPCGSKDIRCNKLCGKTRQCGMHACGRICHLPPCDSQMGSEPGLRSSCGQTCGAPRRDCRHTCTAPCHPSSLCPDTRCDFPVTITCLCGRISASVPCDAGGNSGNYNADTVYEASVLQKLPAQLQPVEATSGNKIPLGQRKLMCDDECAKLERKRVLADAFDIASPNLDALHFGENSSVSELLGDLYRRDPKWVISVEERCKYLVLGKNRGSSSGLKVHVFSPMLKEKRDAVRVIAERWKLAVNAAGWEPKRFIVGHVTPKSKVPPRILGVKGTTTVSAPQPPAFDPLVDMDPRLVVSFQDLPRDADISALVLRFGGECELVWLNDKNALAVFHDPARAATAMRRLDHGSVYNGAVTFHATTSGASSGSNSGTNAWGGGAGMVSKSNPWKKAIVQEDTWGGDEWSTSGSADVQPSAWKKETPLAASINRWSVLDSENATTSSSSSSSSLSKSFAGTKKALVGGLHSSLENAPTPAAAPLVGNVTETETWEVAEDWEKAYDSSIEEEK; from the coding sequence ATGAGTTCTAATGTTCGAAGTGAGCGGAGGGATAGGCCTAGGTCAACAGCTCAGGCTTCTGCTAGGCGAGAATGGGTTCCTAGAGGTGCTCCTATGGTGACTGTGGTGAATCAGTCTTCTTCCAATTCAACGGAGAATGTTAATGATTCAATCCTTAGTTCCCATGGTCGGTTCAAGGCAAATAGTAGTTCTAATTTGAACTCGGGAGAAAATGGAAATGGTGGTGTTCCTACTCACGGTGGTTCTTCAGCTTCGCATGGTCATAGTCGATACAGAGGGAATAATAGCTCACATTCGAACTCAGCCGAAAATGGAAATGACAGTGTTTCAGCTTCACATAGTCATGGGCGATACAGAGGGTATAATAGCTCACATTCAAACTCAGCTGAAAGTGGAAATGACAGTGTTTCAGCTTCGTATAGTCATAATCGATACAGAGGGAATAATAGTTCACATTCGAACTcgggagaacatggtcacggtGCTGATCCGGGGGGGCATAGTTATCAGTACAGGGGGAATGCTAATTTGCATTTGAACTCAACAGAAAATGGAAATGGTGGTGATTCGAGCCATAGCTCTGCAGTGTCTTATGGTCAGTACAAGGGGAATAGTAATTTCCATTTGAACCCGGCTGCCAATGGGATTGGTGTTGATTCTACTAATAGCTTTGCAGCGTCTCATGGTCGTTACAAGGGTAATTATAGTTCGAAGGGTCAAGTGAGTCGACCAGTCAATCATAGGAGGGAGCAGCAGGAAAGAGGTAGCGAGTCTAATGAATTAGAGTCGAGAGAAAAGAGTACAGGCAAGAATGGAAGGTTCTCAAAGGACTCTACTTTACCACAGCTTGTGCAAGAGATTCAAGAGAAGCTTATGAAGGGAGCAGTTGAATGTATGATTTGCTATGACATGGTTAGAAGATCTGCCCCTGTTTGGTCTTGTGGCAGCTGTTATTCGATTTTTCATTTGAATTGTATCAAGAAATGGGCAAGAGCGCCTACCTCCGTTGATTTATCTGTGGACAATCATGGATTTAATTGGCGGTGTCCCGGATGTCAGTCTGTGCAGCTCACATCCTCGAAAGAGATTCGATATGTTTGTTTTTGTGGTAAGAGGACAGACCCACCTTCAGACTTATATTTGACACCCCATTCATGTGGGGAACCTTGCGGGAAGCCACTCGAGAGAGATGTTGGTCGTGGAGGAAGTAAGGAAGATCATTGCCCTCATGTTTGTGTGTTGCAGTGCCACCCTGGTCCATGTCCTCCTTGTAAAGCATTTGCCCCGCCTCGTATATGCTCGTGTGGCAAGAAAATCATTACCACAAGATGCTCTGATCGCAAGTCCGGTCTTACTTGTGGTCAGCGCTGTGAAAAGCTTCTTAGTTGTGGTCGACACAGGTGTGAGCAGATGTGTCATGTCGGTCCTTGTGATCAATGTGAAGTAGAGGTTAATGCTGCCTGTTTCTGTAAGAAAAAAGTGGAGGCTGTTCTTTGTGCAGACATGACTGTGAAGGGAGCGGTGAAAGCAGAAGATGGAGTCTTTTCGTGTAATTCTCTTTGCGAAAAGAAGCTAAACTGTGGTAACCATTTCTGTGGCGAAATTTGTCATCCAGGCACTTGTGGAGAGTGTGAGTTATTACCAAGCAAGACCAAGACATGCCATTGTGGGAAAACAGTTTTGAAGGAGGAACGAAATAGTTGCTTAGACCCGATTCCAACCTGTTCGAAAATATGCCAGAAGCTCCTTCCATGTAAGAAGCATTCCTGTGAAGAGGTGTGCCATGCTGGTGATTGTCCGCCTTGTTTGGTTAAAGTCTCACAAAAATGCCGTTGCACCTCAACTTCTCGAATTGTGGAATGTTATAAAACAACTTCAGACGAAAATTTCAGTTGTGACAGAACCTGTGGGCGTAAAAAAAGCTGTGGAAGACACCGTTGCAATGAGCGATGCTGTCCTCTTTCTAATTCGAGCAGCAGTCACACAGGAGAATGGGATCCACACTTTTGTTCAATGTCATGTGGTAAGAAGCTAAGATGTGGACAACATGCTTGTGAATCTCTCTGTCATAGTGGTCACTGTCCTCCATGTCTCGAAACCATATTTACCGATTTAATTTGCGCTTGTGGAAGAACTTCAATACCTCCTCCATTACCTTGCGGAACACCTCCCCCGTCTTGTCAACTCCCATGTTCAGTACCTCAGCCTTGTGGCCATTCCGCTTCTCACAGCTGCCACTTCGGAGACTGCCCTCCTTGCTCGGTGCCTGTAGCGAAGGAGTGTATCGGTGGGCATGTGGTTTTGAGGAACATTCCTTGTGGGTCAAAGGACATTAGATGTAACAAGCTCTGTGGTAAGACCAGGCAATGCGGTATGCACGCCTGCGGCAGAATCTGTCATTTGCCTCCTTGTGATTCTCAGATGGGGTCTGAACCGGGTTTAAGATCTTCTTGTGGGCAAACATGTGGTGCGCCGAGGAGAGATTGTAGACATACATGTACCGCGCCTTGTCACCCGTCCTCTCTTTGTCCCGATACACGTTGTGATTTTCCTGTGACGATTACTTGCTTATGTGGCCGTATATCAGCAAGTGTTCCTTGTGATGCCGGCGGTAACAGTGGTAACTATAACGCCGATACTGTTTACGAAGCTTCGGTTTTGCAGAAATTACCGGCTCAACTTCAACCTGTAGAAGCTACCAGTGGTAACAAGATACCACTTGGACAGAGGAAGCTTATGTGTGATGATGAATGTGCTAAGTTGGAGCGCAAACGGGTTCTTGCAGATGCTTTCGATATAGCGTCTCCCAACTTGGATGCCCTTCATTTCGGCGAAAATTCCTCTGTTTCCGAGTTATTGGGAGACCTCTATAGGCGCGATCCCAAATGGGTGATTTCTGTAGAGGAAAGATGCAAATATTTAGTTCTTGGCAAGAACAGAGGAAGTTCGAGCGGTCTTAAGGTTCATGTATTCTCTCCAATGCTGAAGGAGAAGAGAGACGCTGTTCGGGTAATCGCTGAAAGATGGAAGCTTGCTGTAAACGCAGCCGGTTGGGAACCGAAACGCTTTATCGTAGGTCATGTAACGCCTAAATCGAAAGTTCCACCTCGTATTCTCGGCGTTAAGGGTACCACAACCGTCAGTGCACCTCAACCACCTGCATTCGATCCCTTAGTAGACATGGATCCCAGACTTGTTGTTTCGTTCCAAGATTTGCCTAGAGATGCTGATATCAGTGCATTGGTTTTAAGATTCGGCGGAGAATGTGAGCTTGTGTGGTTAAATGACAAGAATGCATTGGCTGTTTTCCATGATCCTGCTCGTGCAGCAACTGCTATGAGGAGATTAGATCACGGATCGGTATACAACGGAGCCGTTACGTTTCACGCGACGACTTCAGGTGCTTCTTCGGGTTCAAATTCGGGAACAAATGCTTGGGGCGGAGGAGCAGGGATGGTGTCGAAAAGTAATCCATGGAAGAAAGCAATTGTTCAGGAAGATACATGGGGCGGCGACGAGTGGTCAACGAGTGGCTCGGCCGATGTTCAACCGTCTGCGTGGAAGAAAGAAACTCCACTCGCAGCGTCGATAAACCGATGGAGCGTTCTAGATAGTGAAAATGCAACCACTTCATCGTCGTCATCGTCGTCGTCATTATCGAAATCTTTTGCCGGAACAAAAAAAGCGTTAGTTGGTGGTTTGCATTCGAGTTTAGAAAACGCGCCAACTCCGGCAGCAGCGCCGCTTGTCGGGAACGTTACCGAAACCGAGACATGGGAAGTGGCTGAGGATTGGGAGAAGGCTTATGATAGTAgcatagaagaagaaaaatag
- the LOC115709548 gene encoding potassium transporter 25 yields the protein MDPQLSPTTFVQQFKTETWRHTLLFSFQSLGVIYGQLSSAPLYVFGTVHQKEFVSEETAYGLFSFIFWTMTIISLLKYALLVLRADDDGEGGTFALYSILCRHAKVGLLPNDTSANEVMQYEEENPFKAKVESRARRAIAKHKSSHYLMLFLALFGACMAIGDGVLTPSLSVLSASTGFGRSMSSITFSSSEHKQERVSRALKEYVPVPTACAILVCLFMLQHYGTRKIGFIFAPIVIIWLLFISGVGTYNIIRWNPHIFYAISPTYMYRFVVDARAKGWRSLGSIILCVAGSEAMFAGLGHFSKKSIKITFVCLIYPVLVLSYAGQAAYISKNYTVDGFNHLSESVPRHFRHVFVVLSLFASAVGSQATITASFSIINQCLALGCFPRVKVIHTSDKIHGQVYIPDINWLLMVLSLSATLGFHDIVKIGSATGLAVVSGMLVTTCLMSLVIALYWENNLIESVCFLIFFGFVEAMYVSACMLNMHKGAWFLVVLFLLSFTVMLSWHYGTLKKYEFDLENKVSIEWLTDLSPGLGVSRVPGIGFIYTDIVTGIPAFFSHFVTNLPAFHQVLIFVSFKSLPVPCVHPSKRYLIGRVGHRDYKIYRCVVRCGYHDNSRDSDDFEEEIIRTIGEFISLEENDFESLTSPEGRMIVVGKPTSDGNALVPRIDSHSFVSPESPPIFTNNENQRSPIAETSVVKKRKKVRFMLPPNSPKMRVCVREELQELVDARESGTAYFLGQSHLRVRNGSNFLKRFLIMTYTFCDKNSREPPVALNIPHAALVEVGMVYTI from the exons atggaTCCTCAGCTTAGTCCAACTACTTTTGTTCAGCAATTCAAG ACTGAGACATGGAGGCATACACTTCTGTTTTCATTTCAAAGCCTTGGAGTGATCTATGGTCAATTAAGTTCTGCTCCTCTTTATGTGTTTGGAACAGTTCATCAAAAAGAGTTTGTATCAGAAGAGACAGCTTATGGtcttttttcctttattttttggaCTATGACCATCATTTCTTTGTTGAAGTATGCCCTTTTAGTACTAAGAGCCGACGATGATGGCGAAG GTGGTACTTTTGCTTTGTACTCAATCTTATGTAGGCATGCCAAAGTTGGTTTGCTTCCAAATGACACAAGTGCAAATGAAGTTATGCAATATGAGGAAGAAAATCCTTTTAAGGCCAAGGTTGAATCAAGGGCAAGAAGAGCCATTGCCAAACACAAAAGTAGCCATTATCTCATGTTGTTCTTGGCTTTGTTCGGTGCATGCATGGCGATTGGCGATGGAGTTCTTACTCCTTCTCTTTCGG TATTATCAGCTTCAACAGGTTTCGGAAGATCAATGTCTTCAATCACAT TTTCGTCTTCAGAACATAAACAGGAGAGAGTCTCGAGGGCATTGAAAGAAT ATGTACCGGTTCCTACTGCGTGTGCCATATTGGTCTGCCTTTTCATGCTGCAACATTATGGAACACGAAAAATTGGGTTCATATTTGCTCCAATTGTCATCATTTGGCTCCTATTTATCAGTGGAGTTGGTACTTATAACATTATCAGATGGAACCCGCATATCTTCTACGCGATATCTCCAACATACATGTACAGATTCGTTGTGGATGCTCGTGCTAAAGGTTGGAGATCGCTCGGTAGCATCATTCTATGTGTTGCAG GATCAGAAGCTATGTTTGCTGGTCTTGGTCATTTTTCGAAGAAATCTATCAAA ATTACTTTCGTATGCTTAATTTACCCGGTTCTCGTTTTATCCTATGCCGGTCAGGCGGCttacatttcgaaaaattacaCGGTTGATGGTTTCAATCACCTTAGTGAATCTGTCCCTA GACATTTTCGCCATGTCTTTGTGGTGTTATCCCTATTCGCTTCGGCTGTAGGAAGCCAAGCAACTATAACGGCTAGTTTTTCAATCATAAACCAGTGCCTTGCTCTCGGTTGTTTCCCGAGGGTTAAAGTGATCCATACATCTGATAAAATACACGGGCAAGTCTACATTCCCGATATCAACTGGCTACTGATGGTTCTCAGTCTCTCTGCGACTCTCGGTTTTCATGACATTGTCAAAATTGGCAGTGCAACAG GTTTGGCTGTAGTGTCGGGTATGTTAGTTACAACTTGTTTGATGTCATTGGTCATTGCTCTGTATTGGGAAAATAATTTGATAGAATCTGTATGTTTTCTAATATTCTTCGGGTTTGTTGAGGCGATGTATGTATCGGCGTGCATGTTGAATATGCACAAGGGAGCTTGGTTTTTGGTTGTACTTTTTTTGTTATCATTTACTGTCATGTTGTCATGGCATTATGGAACTTTGAAGAAGTATGAGTTTGATTTAGAGAACAAGGTGTCTATAGAATGGCTTACCGATCTTAGTCCCGGTCTTGGAGTTTCTAGAGTACCCGGTATTGGCTTTATCTACACCGATATAGTGACTGGAATTCCTGCTTTTTTCTCACATTTTGTCACAAATCTTCCTGCGTTTCATCAAGTCTTAATTTTTGTGTCTTTCAAGTCGTTACCTGTGCCTTGTGTTCACCCGAGTAAGAGGTACCTTATAGGCCGAGTTGGACATAGAGACTACAAGATTTACCGTTGTGTTGTTAGGTGCGGTTATCATGACAATAGTAGAGACTCAGATGATTTCGAGGAGGAAATCATCCGGACAATAGGGGAATTCATTTCCCTCGAAGAAAATGATTTCGAGTCTTTGACTTCTCCAGAAGGAAGAATGATAGTTGTTGGAAAACCGACATCTGATGGGAACGCTCTGGTTCCTCGTATTGATTCTCATTCATTTGTTTCCCCGGAGTCTCCTCCAATATTCACCAACAACGAAAATCAAAGGAGTCCAATCGCAGAAACATCTGTCgttaaaaagagaaagaaggttCGGTTCATGTTGCCCCCGAATAGTCCTAAAATGAGAGTATGTGTTAGAGAAGAGCTACAAGAACTAGTTGATGCAAGAGAGAGCGGAACTGCATACTTCTTGGGACAATCTCACTTGAGAGTTCGAAATGGTTCGAACTTTCTAAAGCGGTTTTTAATCATGACATACACTTTTTGTGATAAAAATAGCCGCGAGCCGCCGGTTGCTCTCAACATTCCTCATGCTGCTCTTGTTGAGGTTGGTATggtctataccatataa